CATAATGAAATTCAATCACTTTGAAGAGGCATATCTTCACATTATGGATCACGTCTATCATTCTCCCGAGTATGAAAATAACCCGAGAGGATTTAAAAGTAAAGAACGTTTAAACTGTTCATTCGCAATTGAAAATCCCATTGAACGTGTATGTTATAAGCCATCTCGAAAAGAAAATATTATTTTCAATTTTGCTGAAGCCATCTGGTATTTGTCAGGAAGCAATAAGTTAGATTTTATTAGTTATTATGCTAGCAATATGGCAAAGTACTCCGTTGACGGAGAAATATTGACTGGGACTGCATATGGCCCGAAACTGTTTTCATTTGGACATAAGAAGATCAATCAATGGGAAAGATTAATTAACGTATTAGCTGAAGATAAAGATACAAAACGTGGGTTTATTCAAATATTTGATGCAAATGAAGATATTTATTTACGAAATATCGATGTATCATGCACGATAGGTTTACAATTTTTTCAAAGAGAAAATAATTTACATGTATGTGCCTTTATGAGAGCTAATGATGCGTTTCGAGGCATTGTAAGTGATATATTTTCATTTACATTCATCCAAGAAATGAT
The Salipaludibacillus sp. LMS25 DNA segment above includes these coding regions:
- a CDS encoding thymidylate synthase, producing MKFNHFEEAYLHIMDHVYHSPEYENNPRGFKSKERLNCSFAIENPIERVCYKPSRKENIIFNFAEAIWYLSGSNKLDFISYYASNMAKYSVDGEILTGTAYGPKLFSFGHKKINQWERLINVLAEDKDTKRGFIQIFDANEDIYLRNIDVSCTIGLQFFQRENNLHVCAFMRANDAFRGIVSDIFSFTFIQEMMATQLGLNVGKYYHNVATVHIYEPDNPKVEKVLIDETDTHQWGCSFPSMPNKNNWQDLRTVIDYEALLRNREVTLSKEQIEEIEVDQYWKQIITLFAIYQGIYYSKKIDGQLYHTLLPIYQYFIKNKWPRLL